TTAATTTTCTATCATGACTTTATTTTAAGCATGTTTAGttattttccttgtttttatttttttcaaagatttGTCAGTGGCTACTGCTCTTTAACCCGGCGGATGGATCCAACGCTGGGCTGCATGCCCCCCCACTCAGCGTACCTCCTGTATTTGCCCCTCTCAAGCAGGTACTGGCACCCCCTGTAGTTTGGGTGCTCAAAGAAGATCCAGGCTCCTTCGAACACCTTGCAAGAGTGGACATTGTTGCTTTTCCAGTTCTCGGGGAAGGCAGGCAAGTTGTCTGCCATCTCCATCGACTGACCTTCAAAGTTTGGCTTTTCCCAAACTTTCAGCTTCCATGAATTCCCCACCTGGAAGGAACAAATGAAAGAATGGGAATGTCTGCATTGTTGGTTTCTGTATTATATTGTGAATTGATTATacaccattcacacacatatatagtcACCTACATTTCGAATAATTCGACAGGACCTGATGGAATCGTTGATACCTAGCCAATACTGGTAGTCTGGATACTCTCCTGGGCTTAGCACGTACTGGTAGCCCATGTAGTTTGGTCTTTCATAGACTACCCAGAATCCTCCCTCCACTCTGATGGAGTTGCAGCGGGGGAAGTAGGTGTGCAGGTCACTGCAATCATTGTCACACTCGTGGGACTGACCCTGGAAGTTTTTGTCCTCGTAAAAGATGATCTGAGAAAACAAGTTTTGATGAAACGTTGCACTCACTGAACTCTAGGAAGTGGCTGTTAtggtaaaacaaacacattttgtacTCATTCATCTCAAAATACGGTATAAGCATGAATCATATTGCCACAAACATGTGCCTGTCTTAAACATACAGTACCTTCTCCATTGTCGATATCAACAGGTTTGGTGTGATATAAAACATTAAAGCAGCCACCTCCTATATTCACTTTATACAGAACAAGGACAATAAAACTAAGCACATGGCTTGCTTTCTGTGAACTGGATTATTCAATCACTGATTCAAATATTTATCCAGGCTTATCACATTGTTCTGAAGCAGTGAATCCTGTTTCCCTAAACAATGCAAATGCACAGTGCAAAGCATCCCAAAGCCACTGGATGCAGCAGAGCGTGCTGACAAAAACAAGGGCACTGCAGGACAGTTGGTTTGATATGAAACGTTTTGAGCTGAGTCAGTGACACAGCAGGAAGGCACCAGAGACTCTGCTGGAGATATTTATACACATTTTATAACTAATCCATATTATAACAAGTAAGCAGTAATTTGATCGATCATTTACCCCTAGCGTTCCTTTCCATGGTAAATAAGCTGATTCCATGCACTGTTCATGATGCAGGGAAAAACTCCCATTTGAAACAATGCATGAGGACACAAGTGATGGTCTTCAGCACGACACTGTGGTGAAGGTTAGGTAATGTTTAGGAAACAAGCAGGATTGCATTTAAAAGGaaccaacacaaacaaaaggtgATCTCCTGTTCCCACCCTGTTATTAATCAGAACCTTAACTCCACACTTAgtcatttccacacaaacaaatgtcattttgataaacttcctttcctttattGAATCATCAaggcagatttttcttttaaatgtaacaaGCAGATTGCCACAGCTTATATGAACATTCATGCTCCCCAGAGGGTGAACTCCCACACGATGATCTTCACCTTTAAATCTGCCACCACAAGATCGCTGTTGTTACTGAAGAACGATCCAGATTcttaaaataacaataacaatgttttAAGTATTGCCCTTCTAGTAATGATACAATTCATCATTTAAAGGTATCCAACATTAAATCATCAGTACTGAATTACCTTCAGCAGTGAAACTACTGGTTTCTTTGTACTTTGTCATAGTTGCTCGGTTCTCCTGCTTCTTTCCCACCTGAGAGAGATATGATTTCCTGCTTAAACTAAGATCAGGATGCTCAGCCCGTTAATACAAGTGCAGAGTTTTCTTTTataatatatgtatttatatacaTACACGTACATGACATATATATATGGCATGGCATGGAGTTGTAGTGTTGTATTTACACCAGAGGTCTAACAAAGGAGGAGTCTATTGCAGATTCCTGAACTTTGTGAAACTGCCACACAAAAAGTCTTCACATCTTTAAAATAACGTGATTTAATAGTTCTACTTGGTTTTTATTAATGTATTCATTCTTCCAAATCGAGCTTGAGGCACATTTGATGAAATCCACAAGGACAAAGTCAGTTTGCTTGAGTCATTTATAAGTCATTTATTGATTGTCATGTGCATCACTTTTTCATTATGACTGTTAATCAAAACTCTGTGATCCTGCGGAAAGAGCCGACGCCAGGTGAAGATGCCCCCCAGTCGCCGTGCTGCCGGTACTCGCCCCGCTCCAGGAGGTACTGGTGCCCACGGTAGTTGGGGAGGTCGTAGAATACCCAGGCACCATCTGTCACCACACAGGAGTAGGCCTCGCGCATCTTGTAGGTATCATAAACCGATGGGCAGTCATCAGAGCACTCCACCATCTGCCCACCAAAGTCCGGCCTCTCGTACAGCCTCAGCTTCCACGCACTACCGTAGACCTGCAAACACAAGCAAAGCACAGTGTACTCGGTGCAGATTTACACTGCCAACTTTGGAGCAGCGTTTTCATTTTATGGCTAGTGTTATGAAAAATCCTGGAAATTCCTCCCAAAGATAAAAAATACATGTGCAGGGTTTCACTCTAGGCTATCAGCTCACATGGgcttacatttttattatgtaATCTCTTCAAAAGCTGGTCTTTGGCTGCTATTGCACTGTCAATTAGACTCGTTTAAAGCACAGGCTGATTAAATCAAAACAATGAGCTTAAAGAGGCTAAAATGTTCCATCAAACAGaaagaaattacatttcttacatacattaatcttttttttctttaagaaaaaGCTAAAAGTTGCTGCCAGTTGTGCTTCCTATTGTCTACTTGTTTAGTCTGCTGGCTTAACAGTGAGCACCCAGCCTGGACTGGTGCCCTTGTACAATGCTGTCCTGCAGGGACTGCACAAACACATTTCCAGAAGCAGTCTATGTGAAACCTCTGTTGGATTTTGTGGTTGAAGGAACTtgggaaaaaaaggggggaactTACATTTTTGACGGTACGGCAGGATTTGACATTGTCGTTGAAGGCCATCCACTGCTGGTTGTCGGCGTACTCCCCTGGGCTGAGGACGTACTGGAAACCCTTGTAGTTGGGTTTCTCATAGATGACCCACACGCCGCTCTCCACTCGGATGGAGCTGCAGCGGTTGAAGTATGTGTGCAGGTCAGCGCAGTCGCTGCTGCAGTTGTAGCAGCGACCCTGGAATTTCTTCTCCTCAAAAAATGTGATCTGTGGAAAACGTACACTTTTAATAAACCCAAGAGGAGGAAGAGTCTTTAAACGCACACTGATCGCAACAGGTCTTAGCTTACCTTCCCCATTTGGATGCACTGTAGACCTCATTCTTTGCTGCAGCCCCATCAAAGTATTTAACGATAAACAAAATGTGCAGAGTGTGGCAAGTCTTTGATACCCAAATGAGGTAGATTTACATATCAGCAAAATAGCTTGGAGCTGTTTGATTTGCCTTTGTTCTGGCCTGATGATGGCTCTGTATCAAACACATGCTGGAACAGTGAAGGCAGAGGATCAGTGTTAGACTGTGAGGGACAGAAATCA
The window above is part of the Maylandia zebra isolate NMK-2024a linkage group LG23, Mzebra_GT3a, whole genome shotgun sequence genome. Proteins encoded here:
- the LOC101465951 gene encoding gamma-crystallin S-1-like, with the protein product MFYITPNLLISTMEKIIFYEDKNFQGQSHECDNDCSDLHTYFPRCNSIRVEGGFWVVYERPNYMGYQYVLSPGEYPDYQYWLGINDSIRSCRIIRNVGNSWKLKVWEKPNFEGQSMEMADNLPAFPENWKSNNVHSCKVFEGAWIFFEHPNYRGCQYLLERGKYRRYAEWGGMQPSVGSIRRVKEQ
- the LOC101482024 gene encoding gamma-crystallin M2-like, producing the protein MGKITFFEEKKFQGRCYNCSSDCADLHTYFNRCSSIRVESGVWVIYEKPNYKGFQYVLSPGEYADNQQWMAFNDNVKSCRTVKNVYGSAWKLRLYERPDFGGQMVECSDDCPSVYDTYKMREAYSCVVTDGAWVFYDLPNYRGHQYLLERGEYRQHGDWGASSPGVGSFRRITEF